AAGTCTATGAGGCCGTCATAGAGTCGGAGTTGTCGCATTTGACACACCAGCTTGGCGATGTGGTGGGGCGAGACCTGCCACCCGATGAGAAACTCACGACATACATACAGGTGCGTTTCGATGTTTTCAGAGAGACCATTCTGCGCAACGGCACGTTGAAAGCCGAGTTTTTCAGGGACATTCGGCAAGTTGAGTCAGCCCGCAAGAACATCGACAAGCAAGAAATCGAGTTTCTGCGGCGTATTATCGATGACGGCATCAAGAAGAAGATTTTCAGGTCGGTGCCCATTCTGCCTACCTCGTGGGTGATTCACTGTTGCCTCAAAGGTCTCGAAGTGCCCTATCTCAAAGGCATTTTCTCGGACATGGGTTTTGACTCGGCAAAACTGAAAGAATTTATTGCAGACCTCACCAAATCGTGTCTCGGATACGAAAAAAATAAGCAAACACAACTCTAAAAATAACAGATTATGAAATTACTCGAAGGAAAAGTTGCCCTTATCACAGGTGCAGCGCGCGGCATCGGAAAAGCCGTTGCTCTCAAATTCGCGCAAGAAGGCGCTCATGTGGCATTCACCGATTTGGTTATCGATGAAAACGGAAAAGCCACCGAAGCCGAGATTGCCGCCTATGGCGTGAAAGCCAAAGGGTATGCATCGAATGCCGCCAACTTTGAAGAGACCGAAAAAATTGTCAATCAAGTCAAAGAAGATTTTGGCGCGATAGATATTCTCGTCAACAATGCCGGTATCACCAAAGATGGTTTGATGATGCGCATGAGCGAAGCCCAGTGGGACGCAGTCATCAATGTCAATCTGAAATCGGCTTTCAACTTTATCCATGCCTGCACCCCCATCATGATGCGTCAGAAAAGTGGCAGCATCATCAACATGGCATCGGTCGTAGGTGTGCATGGAAACGCAGGCCAAGCCAACTATTCGGCTTCGAAAGCCGGTATGATAGGATTGGCCAAATCCATTGCCCAGGAACTCGGCTCGCGCGGTATCCGTGCCAACGCCATCGCTCCCGGCTTCATCATCACCGATATGACGGCCAAACTTCCTGATGACGTAAAAGCCGAGTGGTGCAAGAAAATTCCTCTCCGTCGTGGCGGAACGCCCGAAGATGTGGCCAACATCGCTACGTTCCTCGCATCGGATATGTCGTCGTATGTCTCGGGTCAAGTGATCCAAGTCGACGGCGGTATGAACATGTAATGCGCCTCTATGGAAGTCTTGTACGAAGACAATCATCTGATTATCGTCAATAAGAGTACCTCGGAAATTGTCCAGGGCGACAAAACGGGTGATACCCCGTTGAGCGAAACCCTCAAAGTTTGGCTCAAAGAGAAATATCACAAGCCCGGAAACGTTTTTGTCGGCGTGACCCATCGACTCGACCGACCGGTGAGCGGCATTGTCGTCTTTGCCAAAACCAGCAAAGCATTGGCTCGTCTCAACGAGATGTTCCGCACCGGAGAAGTGAAAAAGACCTATTGGGCGATTGTGCAGTCGGCTCCCGAGCGCGAGGCCGATGAGATAACCCATTATCTCGTGCGCAACGAGAAGCTCAACAAGTCGGTTGCCTGGGATACCCCCCGGCCCAATGCCAAAGAGGCGGTGTTGGCTTATCGCACCCTGGCACGGAGCGAGAATTACACCCTTTTGGAGGTGTCCCTCAAAACCGGACGTCACCATCAAATCCGCTGTCAGCTCTCCAAAATAGGAGCTCCCATCAAAGGCGATTTGAAATACGGCGCTCGGCGCTCCAACCCCGATGGCGGCATTTCGCTTCATGCCCGTAGCATCTCGTTTATCCACCCCGTGTCGAAGCTCCCCATTGATGTTACGGCACCCGTGCCCGATGATGCGCTGTGGAAATATTTCGAGCGTGTTGTTTCGCCCTCGGCCACCGAGTAGTATTCTTCATAAAGAACAAAAGGGAGATGAACAATTTTTTTCATCTCCTTTTTTGTATATGGAGAAGGACTTAATCAATAAAGGGCTTTTACCGGTTGCTTTTCGATTTTTTTTATGGCCTCTTCATCGATGTGATTGTCGGTGATGAGGGTGTGTACCAGAGAGATGGGTCCGAGGCTGGCAAACGAACAGTTCCCGATTTTGGAAGAGTCGGCTACCAAAAAGATTTTCAAGGAACGTTCAACATGATTTTGTAGAAAGATTCAAGGAATTGATAAAATAGAACCGAAACATAATATTCTCACGATATGAAAAAATATTGCATTTTGTTCCTGTCGCTGTGTGTGGCTTCCCTATGGACTTGTACAACCGAAAATCCGGCACCGAAACACCGGATATTGATCAGTACCGACATTGGCGGTACCGACCCCGACGACAACCAGTCGATGGCGCACCTGCTCATGTATAGCGATTGTTTCGACATCGAAGGCTTGGTATCATCACCCTCTTTCGGTGAAGGCTCAAAAGAGGAGATCCTTCGCATGATAGACCTCTATGAAGCCGATTACGACCGTTTGAAGAACCACGCCGCCGGCTGTCTTCCGCCCGACTCCTTGCGTCGTCTCTGCAAGCAAGGACGTAGAGGCTTGCTGCCCTATTACGGCTATGAAACCCCTACCGAAGGGTCGGAGTGGATTGTCTCCTGCGCCCGCAAGGAAGATCCCCGTCTGTTGTGGATTCTCGTGTGGGGAAGCCTCGATGACGTGGCACAGGCCCTGCATGACGCACCCGATATTTTGCCCCGCATACGGGTCTATTGGATTGGCGGCCCCAACAAGAAGTGGGGCGTAAACAGTTACGCCTACATCGTCGAAAATTTTCCCGATCTGTGGATTATCGAGAACAATGCCTCCTATCGGGGATTCATCGGGAACAACAAAAAAGACGACGTCTACAACATGCGTTATTACGACACCTATATCAAGGGCGCCGGTAACCTTGGAGCCGATTTTATCGATTATTACGAAGGTCAGGTAAAGATGGGCGACACGCCGTCGTTGCTCTATGTGATGAACGGTAACCCCGAAATTCCCGAAGGCGAGAGTTGGGGCGGAAGTTTTGAAAAGATGTCGCACAGTCCCCGTACGATATTTACCCGCCACACGACGTTGCAGGATACCGTCCCGGTCTATTCGGTTGTGGAGTTCCGTCTCAATGGCCCCGAAATCGATAAGCCGGCAGGTGCCCGTTGTTTCGACTTTATCATTGACCGTCAGACGTGGGACGGCGTCTATCTTGGCGACGGACTTTTTGCCGTGCGATATGCCCCCAAGGCGCCTGCTACGCTCGATTACCGTATTGTATCCGATATCAAGGAGTTCGATGGCCAGACAGGCGTCTTTGTCGTGAGCCGGAAGTGGCCGGGAAAGAAACGTGCCGACAGTTACGAAGTGGGAGCCAATTGGTATACCGACCGTTGTGACAAAGCTCTTTTTGAAAGGCTTTGGCAAGGAAGCAAAACCGTGTCGAAATGGCGTAACGATGTCCTTGACGATTGGGCCGAGCGGTGGAGTTGGTTGAAATGATTGTGTTTTGAAAAAATCTCAGTTATGAAAAGCAAATCTTTATTGATAAATTCTACGAGTCTCTCACCCTTGATAAATGAGATAGCGTGAGACCTTGCGGAGTTTTCTCCACAAGGTCCCGCTTTTTTACAATCCTTGTCGAAGACGAGCGGCCCAGTTTGGGAACGCGGGTTTTATTTGTCACAGCTCTTGTTTTTACATATCCATTTCATGGGAGAGGGGTTTGAGATAGCAGATTTTTACGGGGGAAATCGTTGTTTTTTCAATCCGAATTTTTATTTTTGCGTTTTAAAACAGACAACCTGTAAAAACAAGACACTATGTTAAGTAAAAAAATGGAAGATGCGCTCAATGCGCAAATCAATGCCGAGTTCTGGTCGGCCTATCTCTATCTGTCGATGTCGGCCAATTTCGCCGCTCACGGAAATCCCGGTTTTGCCAACTGGTTCTCCGTTCAGTTCAAAGAAGAACAGGACCATGCCATGATTTTTATCAAATACATTCTTTCGCGTGGTGGAAAAGTCACCCTCAAAGCTATCGACAACGTGCAGACCGAATGGGCTACTCCGCTGGCCGCATTCGAAGACACTTTGGCTCATGAGAAGAAAGTGACGGCCATGATCAACAATCTCTATGCCATGGCCGAAGAGGAGAAGGATTATGCCACCAAAAGCATGTTGGGCTGGTTTATCGACGAGCAGGTCGAGGAAGAAGAAACCGCACAAGGATATATCGATGCCTTGAAGATGATCAAGGACAATGGCTTTGGCATTTATACGCTCGATAAGGAGTTGGGCGCCCGCACCTATACCCAGGCAGCCCCACTTGCCGGAAAATGATTTTAACGCGATTTTTACACAAAAGACAAAGATACCCTGCAAGAAACTGCGGGGTATCTTTTTGTATATGAGATTCCTAATAAAAAAACAGCCGTGGGTGCAGAAATAAAGTTTGGATAAAAAACCACAAAAAAATAGCGTATTACAGGATTTCTTTATACATTTGTAAGGCTTGTAAATTAGCCCGAGTATGGAATATTCAAATCTCAAATAAAATTTCCCTATGAAAACCAATTACGAATTGCGCTATGCAGCGCACCCCAAAGATGCCAAAAATTACGATACGGCACGTCTGCGTGAAGATTTCCTCATTCAAAATCTTTTCGTCGACAACGAAGTGAACATGGTATATTCGATGTACGACCGTTTGGTGGTAGGCGGCGCCAAACCTGTGGGAGAGGAGCTCGTGCTCGAAGCTATCGACCCGCTGAAAGCCACTCACTTCCTGAGCCGTCGCGAATTGGGTATATTCAATGTCGGTGGAGCCGGCCGTGTGAAAGTCGATGGAAAAGTATTCGACCTCGATTTCAAGGAGGCACTCTATCTCGGTAGCGGTGACCGCACCGTCACCTTCGAGAGCGTCGATGCTGCCAAACCCGCCAAATTCTATTTCAATTCGGCTCCGGCACACTGCAACTATCCCGACAAGAAAGTGACCAAAGCCGATGCCGTCGTGGCCGAAATGGGTTCGCTCGAAGGTTCCAACCACCGCAACATCAATAAAATGCTCGTATGCCAAGTCCTCCCGACCTGCCAGTTGCAGATGGGTATGACCGAGTTGCAACCCGGTAGCATTTGGAACACGATGCCGGCACACACCCACAGCCGTCGTATGGAAGCCTATTTCTATTTCGAGATCCCCGAAGGCGATGCCATTTGCCACTTTATGGGCGAACCTACCGAAACCCGCCACATTTGGATGAAAGGCGAGGAAGCCGTGCTCTCACCCGAATGGTCGATACACTCGGCGGCCGCTACCCACAATTACACCTTCATTTGGGGTATGGGCGGAGAGAACCTCGATTACGGAGACCAGGATTTCTACAAATATACCGAACTGAAATAATCACTTTTTAAAATAAACGAATATGGTAAACTTTTCATTAGAAGGAAAAATCGCTCTTGTAACAGGAGCTTCTTATGGTATAGGTTTTGCTATCGCCAGTGGCTTTGCCAAAGCCGGTGCAACGATTGTATTCAACGACATCAAACAAGAGTTGGTCGACAAAGGACTGGCTGCTTATCAAGAAGCCGGCATCAAAGCTCACGGCTATGTGTGCGATGTGACCAACGAAGAAAAAGTAAACGCATTGGTGGCTCAAATCGAGAAAGAAGTGGGTACAATCGACATATTGGTAAACAATGCCGGTATCATCAAACGTATCCCCATGATTGAAATGACGGCTGCCGAGTTCCGTCAGGTCATCGATGTAGACCTTAATGCTCCTTTCATCGTGGCCAAAGCCGTTATCCCCTCGATGATAAAGAAAGGTCATGGCAAGATTATCAACATCTGTTCCATGATGAGCGAACTGGGTCGCGAAACTGTTTCGGCCTATGCTGCCGCCAAAGGCGGTCTCAAAATGCTCACCCGCAACATCGCATCGGAATATGGCGAATACAACATTCAATGTAATGGCATTGGCCCGGGTTACATTGCCACCCCGCAAACCGCGCCTCTGCGTGAGCGTCAGGCCGACGGCTCTCGTCATCCCTTCGATGCATTTATCGTAGCCAAAACTCCTGCCGCCCGCTGGGGTACCCCCGAAGACTTGGTAGGTCCCGCCGTATTCTTGGCATCGGAAGCCTCTGACTTCGTAAACGGCCATGTGCTCTATGTCGATGGCGGTATCTTGGCTTATATCGGAAAACAACCCAAATAAACAATCAGTCTCATGTCGAAAATAAAAAATCTCTTTTTGGGGGCGTTCATCGTGTTGTTGGCGACTTCGTGTGCCGGCGACGGTGTGAAAGTGGCTGTGGAAAACACAACCGCGTTGGAACGTCAGAATGAAATGATAGAGGTGAATATGGACGATGTTGCAGCACGTTTGCAGTTGGCCGACACGGCCCAGGTCATCGTGCTCGATGCCACAGGCAATCAGTTGCCCTATCAAATCAC
Above is a window of Candidatus Caccoplasma merdavium DNA encoding:
- a CDS encoding ferritin — protein: MLSKKMEDALNAQINAEFWSAYLYLSMSANFAAHGNPGFANWFSVQFKEEQDHAMIFIKYILSRGGKVTLKAIDNVQTEWATPLAAFEDTLAHEKKVTAMINNLYAMAEEEKDYATKSMLGWFIDEQVEEEETAQGYIDALKMIKDNGFGIYTLDKELGARTYTQAAPLAGK
- a CDS encoding RNA pseudouridine synthase, with the protein product MEVLYEDNHLIIVNKSTSEIVQGDKTGDTPLSETLKVWLKEKYHKPGNVFVGVTHRLDRPVSGIVVFAKTSKALARLNEMFRTGEVKKTYWAIVQSAPEREADEITHYLVRNEKLNKSVAWDTPRPNAKEAVLAYRTLARSENYTLLEVSLKTGRHHQIRCQLSKIGAPIKGDLKYGARRSNPDGGISLHARSISFIHPVSKLPIDVTAPVPDDALWKYFERVVSPSATE
- a CDS encoding TetR/AcrR family transcriptional regulator; this translates as MSKTRKLLVDTARQLFAQKGIDNTTMNNIALASGKGRRTLYTYFRSKTEVYEAVIESELSHLTHQLGDVVGRDLPPDEKLTTYIQVRFDVFRETILRNGTLKAEFFRDIRQVESARKNIDKQEIEFLRRIIDDGIKKKIFRSVPILPTSWVIHCCLKGLEVPYLKGIFSDMGFDSAKLKEFIADLTKSCLGYEKNKQTQL
- the kduI gene encoding 5-dehydro-4-deoxy-D-glucuronate isomerase; this translates as MKTNYELRYAAHPKDAKNYDTARLREDFLIQNLFVDNEVNMVYSMYDRLVVGGAKPVGEELVLEAIDPLKATHFLSRRELGIFNVGGAGRVKVDGKVFDLDFKEALYLGSGDRTVTFESVDAAKPAKFYFNSAPAHCNYPDKKVTKADAVVAEMGSLEGSNHRNINKMLVCQVLPTCQLQMGMTELQPGSIWNTMPAHTHSRRMEAYFYFEIPEGDAICHFMGEPTETRHIWMKGEEAVLSPEWSIHSAAATHNYTFIWGMGGENLDYGDQDFYKYTELK
- a CDS encoding DUF1593 domain-containing protein yields the protein MKKYCILFLSLCVASLWTCTTENPAPKHRILISTDIGGTDPDDNQSMAHLLMYSDCFDIEGLVSSPSFGEGSKEEILRMIDLYEADYDRLKNHAAGCLPPDSLRRLCKQGRRGLLPYYGYETPTEGSEWIVSCARKEDPRLLWILVWGSLDDVAQALHDAPDILPRIRVYWIGGPNKKWGVNSYAYIVENFPDLWIIENNASYRGFIGNNKKDDVYNMRYYDTYIKGAGNLGADFIDYYEGQVKMGDTPSLLYVMNGNPEIPEGESWGGSFEKMSHSPRTIFTRHTTLQDTVPVYSVVEFRLNGPEIDKPAGARCFDFIIDRQTWDGVYLGDGLFAVRYAPKAPATLDYRIVSDIKEFDGQTGVFVVSRKWPGKKRADSYEVGANWYTDRCDKALFERLWQGSKTVSKWRNDVLDDWAERWSWLK
- a CDS encoding gluconate 5-dehydrogenase — translated: MVNFSLEGKIALVTGASYGIGFAIASGFAKAGATIVFNDIKQELVDKGLAAYQEAGIKAHGYVCDVTNEEKVNALVAQIEKEVGTIDILVNNAGIIKRIPMIEMTAAEFRQVIDVDLNAPFIVAKAVIPSMIKKGHGKIINICSMMSELGRETVSAYAAAKGGLKMLTRNIASEYGEYNIQCNGIGPGYIATPQTAPLRERQADGSRHPFDAFIVAKTPAARWGTPEDLVGPAVFLASEASDFVNGHVLYVDGGILAYIGKQPK
- the fabG gene encoding 3-oxoacyl-[acyl-carrier-protein] reductase — protein: MKLLEGKVALITGAARGIGKAVALKFAQEGAHVAFTDLVIDENGKATEAEIAAYGVKAKGYASNAANFEETEKIVNQVKEDFGAIDILVNNAGITKDGLMMRMSEAQWDAVINVNLKSAFNFIHACTPIMMRQKSGSIINMASVVGVHGNAGQANYSASKAGMIGLAKSIAQELGSRGIRANAIAPGFIITDMTAKLPDDVKAEWCKKIPLRRGGTPEDVANIATFLASDMSSYVSGQVIQVDGGMNM